One Verrucomicrobiota bacterium DNA segment encodes these proteins:
- a CDS encoding DUF1080 domain-containing protein, with protein sequence MKSNLYLSILAYISIQSWLTAEELVWKDLLNGRDLTGWLDVNTSPETWYFEDGLLKCKGMPIGVMRSEKQYENFILEIEWRHMEDGGNSGIFLWSEGTPAPGKDLPKGMETQMLELSYSKMHDRHPGYVSGELFGANGLTVIPDNPRGPRSMSVEYRCKPKGEWNSYVVVAVDGVVKLSINGKFVNGIREASVKKGYLCLESEGAEIHFRNMRIMELPAGMTTPEQTAPLVE encoded by the coding sequence ATGAAAAGTAACTTATATCTCAGTATTCTGGCTTATATCTCAATTCAATCCTGGCTTACGGCGGAGGAACTGGTCTGGAAAGATCTACTCAACGGCAGAGACCTAACCGGATGGCTGGACGTTAATACCAGCCCGGAGACCTGGTATTTTGAAGATGGATTACTAAAATGCAAAGGTATGCCCATTGGTGTCATGCGATCCGAGAAGCAGTATGAAAACTTCATTCTGGAAATTGAGTGGCGTCATATGGAGGACGGAGGAAACTCCGGGATTTTCTTATGGAGCGAAGGAACACCTGCTCCAGGTAAAGATCTACCGAAGGGCATGGAAACCCAAATGCTGGAACTTTCCTATTCGAAAATGCATGACAGGCATCCGGGCTATGTAAGTGGAGAATTGTTCGGCGCAAATGGCCTGACCGTCATTCCAGATAATCCGCGCGGGCCACGCAGTATGTCTGTTGAATACCGATGCAAACCTAAGGGTGAGTGGAATAGCTATGTGGTCGTAGCCGTGGACGGTGTGGTCAAACTCTCAATCAATGGAAAGTTTGTGAACGGTATTCGAGAGGCTTCCGTTAAAAAGGGCTATTTGTGTCTTGAATCCGAAGGCGCAGAAATTCATTTCCGCAACATGAGAATCATGGAGCTTCCAGCCGGAATGACGACGCCTGAGCAGACGGCGCCTTTGGTGGAATAA
- a CDS encoding ThuA domain-containing protein → MNTSIKSTILAFSLILIQGSLLSASIRIHRTDKLGENSTTSPIFDHTEARAEAKIVFAELAEKHGWEFTQSSDSEIFTDEGLKEIDVIILDNNTGILFNESERRAFENWVKNGGGVVGIHGATHAHKGVNENNEAEWPFWYGLWGVLHKTGPKEGPQGRRGYPDQIYLINASEPWCKNLPKQWVFEKVEWYFWNYHKNFSDKEIIAIATVKANQPDLPEYYPVTWCQRYEGGKVWYTNMGHYAENFRQEAFIQHLLDGINWAANKNNKEQP, encoded by the coding sequence ATGAACACTTCCATAAAAAGTACCATCCTGGCTTTTTCTTTGATCCTGATTCAGGGATCCCTGCTTTCCGCATCCATTCGGATCCATCGTACCGACAAGCTGGGAGAGAATTCAACCACCTCACCCATATTCGATCATACCGAAGCGAGAGCGGAGGCAAAGATTGTATTTGCCGAATTAGCCGAAAAACATGGTTGGGAATTCACCCAATCCAGCGATAGCGAGATTTTCACTGATGAGGGTCTAAAAGAAATTGATGTCATCATCCTGGATAACAACACCGGTATTCTCTTTAACGAATCTGAACGAAGGGCCTTCGAGAATTGGGTGAAAAACGGCGGTGGCGTTGTCGGCATCCATGGTGCGACGCATGCCCATAAAGGCGTCAATGAAAACAACGAGGCCGAATGGCCCTTTTGGTATGGTCTCTGGGGCGTGCTACACAAAACCGGTCCCAAAGAAGGTCCACAAGGCCGACGAGGCTATCCCGATCAAATCTACCTAATCAATGCCTCAGAGCCGTGGTGCAAAAACCTCCCCAAGCAATGGGTGTTCGAAAAGGTGGAATGGTATTTCTGGAACTACCACAAAAACTTCAGTGACAAAGAAATCATTGCCATCGCCACGGTGAAGGCAAACCAGCCCGATCTACCTGAATACTACCCCGTTACCTGGTGCCAACGGTATGAAGGCGGGAAAGTTTGGTACACGAACATGGGACACTACGCGGAGAATTTCCGCCAGGAGGCATTTATTCAACACTTGCTCGACGGCATCAATTGGGCAGCCAATAAAAATAACAAAGAACAACCATGA
- a CDS encoding MYG1 family protein yields MNSVKLIVTHPGGAHKDDFLACSVLAATYGVPIERRDPTEAELADPAVCVVDVGHEHDPEKRNFDHHQFPRDHVPTCALSLVFQYLELYEDAQEFYDWLEPAEWFDCRGANDTAKFLGVERDIINKLNSPIDGTLIRRFALNQRIEPGQPLWEMMKLVGSDMVDFLKTLRSRIEFVGEHAELWEIDHANGNFKVVFLPRTEPLPEEPSMGIIRYTEEQGLDKEVVGLVYPDRRGQGYGLSRYKDHPSLEFTKIEAEADVHFAHKKGFVAKSSATEIDRLKELLQMAWHEE; encoded by the coding sequence ATGAATTCCGTTAAGCTTATTGTTACTCACCCTGGTGGTGCTCACAAAGATGATTTTCTTGCATGCAGTGTTCTGGCGGCCACCTACGGTGTGCCGATTGAGCGGCGCGATCCCACTGAAGCTGAATTGGCAGATCCAGCTGTTTGTGTCGTAGATGTAGGTCACGAGCACGATCCCGAAAAGCGGAATTTTGATCATCATCAGTTTCCCAGAGATCATGTACCCACGTGCGCGCTGTCACTTGTCTTTCAATACCTGGAACTCTATGAAGATGCTCAAGAATTCTACGATTGGTTAGAGCCAGCTGAATGGTTTGATTGCAGAGGAGCTAATGACACAGCGAAATTTCTCGGCGTTGAAAGGGATATCATCAACAAATTGAATTCGCCAATCGACGGCACACTCATTCGTCGATTTGCACTCAATCAACGCATTGAGCCTGGCCAGCCACTTTGGGAAATGATGAAACTGGTCGGAAGTGATATGGTCGACTTTCTCAAAACACTTCGCTCGAGAATCGAATTTGTCGGAGAGCATGCGGAGTTGTGGGAGATCGATCATGCGAACGGAAACTTCAAAGTGGTATTCCTGCCGCGGACAGAACCCTTGCCGGAGGAACCATCCATGGGTATCATTCGATATACCGAAGAGCAGGGTCTTGATAAAGAAGTTGTTGGCTTGGTATATCCCGACCGTCGGGGGCAGGGGTATGGGTTATCTCGGTACAAGGATCATCCCAGTCTCGAATTTACTAAAATAGAAGCCGAAGCCGATGTGCATTTCGCTCATAAAAAAGGATTCGTTGCAAAATCTTCAGCTACCGAAATTGATCGATTGAAGGAGCTGCTTCAAATGGCTTGGCACGAAGAGTGA
- a CDS encoding sulfatase-like hydrolase/transferase, translating into MPNSTDAETKRPNIVFIITDQQRMDTIKALGYDYMETPNLDRLVNEGVTFTNCHITAASCAPSRASLFTGYYPHTYGVLKNADLWRHSWIEDLAESGYRCVNIGKMHTYPYHTSNGFHERYVVENKDRFLEERYYFDEWDKALRFRGLVKQQREQYRKRADYGERLGAFEWELPEDTHSDNFVGDTATWWLNAYPTREPLFLQIGFPGPHPPYDPVPGYADKYLEKDLQIQELKDSDLEGQPEAYKELRQHNVDVDHDSVKWDLNPSEEQRHRQRAYYHGNVTMIDEKVGEILNSLEVEGYLDNTIVIFTSDHGDCMSDHGHIQKWTMYEQITKVPTIVWAKPGSSAARLIEGNGRKVDGLCQLMDLGPLILDLAGVEKPADMEAKSLLPAVQNKDWEPREYVFCEQVKDGIFTGNLFQTMIRNDRWKLVHFVDETYGMLIDLENDPNEFNNLWDEPEHASVKNELLMKLLNWRIRSGVETQNLWAEHR; encoded by the coding sequence ATGCCCAATTCTACAGACGCCGAAACCAAACGCCCGAATATCGTTTTCATTATCACTGACCAACAGCGGATGGATACCATCAAAGCGCTAGGGTATGATTACATGGAGACGCCAAATCTTGACCGTTTGGTTAATGAAGGGGTCACTTTTACAAATTGCCATATTACTGCGGCCAGTTGTGCGCCGTCACGTGCGAGCCTTTTTACCGGTTATTATCCTCACACCTACGGCGTCTTAAAAAATGCGGATTTATGGCGCCATAGCTGGATCGAGGATTTGGCCGAGTCGGGTTACCGTTGTGTGAATATTGGTAAAATGCACACTTATCCGTACCATACGTCTAACGGATTTCACGAGCGTTACGTGGTAGAAAACAAGGATCGTTTCCTGGAGGAGCGTTACTATTTCGATGAATGGGATAAGGCGTTGCGCTTCCGTGGATTGGTCAAGCAGCAGCGTGAACAATACCGCAAACGAGCAGATTACGGTGAACGCCTGGGTGCCTTTGAATGGGAACTTCCTGAGGATACGCATTCCGATAATTTTGTCGGTGATACGGCAACCTGGTGGCTAAACGCTTATCCTACCCGCGAACCACTATTCCTGCAAATTGGTTTTCCGGGACCACACCCGCCCTACGATCCAGTCCCTGGTTATGCGGATAAATATTTGGAAAAAGACCTTCAGATTCAGGAACTGAAAGACAGCGATTTGGAAGGTCAGCCTGAGGCTTACAAAGAGTTGCGTCAGCACAATGTCGATGTGGACCACGACTCGGTGAAATGGGATTTGAATCCGAGCGAGGAGCAACGTCATAGGCAGCGCGCCTATTATCACGGTAACGTGACCATGATCGATGAAAAGGTGGGAGAAATTCTCAACTCACTTGAGGTTGAAGGGTATCTCGATAATACCATCGTTATTTTTACATCCGACCATGGAGATTGTATGTCCGATCATGGGCATATCCAGAAATGGACCATGTATGAGCAAATAACAAAAGTGCCAACTATCGTATGGGCGAAACCCGGTTCTTCTGCTGCCAGGCTAATTGAAGGAAATGGCCGGAAGGTCGATGGGCTTTGCCAACTGATGGATTTGGGTCCCTTGATTCTGGATCTTGCAGGGGTTGAAAAACCCGCCGACATGGAGGCGAAAAGTTTATTGCCCGCAGTACAGAATAAAGATTGGGAACCGCGCGAATACGTTTTTTGTGAACAAGTGAAAGACGGAATCTTTACCGGGAATTTGTTTCAGACTATGATACGTAATGACCGTTGGAAACTTGTTCACTTTGTCGATGAAACCTACGGTATGCTTATCGATCTTGAAAACGATCCCAACGAATTTAATAACCTTTGGGACGAGCCGGAGCATGCTTCGGTTAAAAATGAACTCCTGATGAAGTTACTCAATTGGCGGATCCGCAGTGGTGTTGAAACGCAAAATCTCTGGGCGGAACACCGCTAG
- a CDS encoding N(4)-(beta-N-acetylglucosaminyl)-L-asparaginase has product MQTGCSKVQPSNTTKPVVVSTWKFGIEANAEAWKVLDSGGRALDAVENGVRVTEADENNGSVGIGGTPDVDGNVTLDACIMDENGDCGSVAFLQNILHPISVARKVMEETRHVMLVGKGAEEFAYKHGFEKINLLTPKAEARWKEWLAKNEEAAKQEINAENHDTIGMIALDKDGNLSGACTTSGAGFKLHGRVGDSPIIGAGMFVDNEVGGAVATGWGEAVIRISGSHLVVELMRQGHSPEEACRLAVERLISKNPDWKDIQVGFLALNKKGEYGAYCIQPGFQYAAYDPENGNQLIDGKSKLPKQN; this is encoded by the coding sequence ATGCAAACCGGATGCTCTAAAGTTCAACCATCCAATACCACCAAGCCAGTGGTTGTTTCCACTTGGAAATTCGGTATCGAAGCCAACGCCGAAGCCTGGAAAGTCCTGGACTCCGGTGGCAGGGCCCTGGACGCTGTTGAAAACGGTGTCCGCGTTACCGAGGCAGACGAAAACAACGGGTCCGTTGGCATTGGCGGAACTCCCGACGTGGATGGAAACGTTACGCTCGATGCCTGCATCATGGATGAAAACGGAGACTGTGGATCGGTAGCATTTCTGCAAAACATCCTCCACCCTATTTCGGTTGCCCGCAAGGTCATGGAGGAAACCCGCCACGTGATGCTGGTTGGAAAAGGAGCCGAGGAATTCGCCTACAAACATGGATTTGAAAAAATCAATCTACTGACACCTAAAGCAGAAGCACGTTGGAAAGAATGGTTGGCAAAAAACGAAGAGGCTGCAAAACAGGAAATCAACGCCGAGAATCACGATACGATCGGCATGATTGCATTGGATAAAGATGGAAACCTTTCAGGTGCCTGCACAACCAGTGGAGCGGGTTTTAAATTGCACGGACGCGTAGGTGACTCACCCATCATTGGAGCAGGCATGTTTGTGGACAACGAGGTGGGAGGAGCCGTCGCAACCGGTTGGGGAGAAGCGGTCATTCGGATCAGTGGAAGCCACCTGGTTGTGGAACTGATGCGGCAAGGTCACTCACCCGAAGAAGCCTGCCGACTCGCAGTCGAAAGGCTCATCTCAAAGAACCCCGATTGGAAAGATATCCAGGTTGGGTTTCTGGCCTTGAACAAGAAGGGCGAATACGGTGCCTATTGCATTCAGCCGGGGTTTCAATATGCCGCTTATGATCCGGAGAACGGGAATCAACTAATTGACGGTAAAAGCAAGCTACCCAAGCAGAACTAA
- a CDS encoding c-type cytochrome translates to MKLKSLLLIPLIALTCLATYADTLPVSFKKGEHIALIGNGMGERIIHYPYFETDLQRRFPKENLIVRNLCFPGDTPGFRAHSSRKSQWAFPGAEQFHPDKLFHDGVGFYPTPDEWLTTVQADTILAFFGYNESFDGFEGLNNFYAELDAFISYTASQQYNGKSAPRLILVSPIAFENRSADYDLPDGKAENRRLAAYAETMRQVALDRGIGFIDVFSPSQEWYRYSKEPLTINGFLLNDRGNQLLAEELIAALLGERDSKTLSKTSREKVYESVVAKNWYWYNDYRMLNDVHVHGRRHKPYGNVNYPEEIKKLREMTALRDTRIHALVQGRESDLIIDDRKTRDLVEVETNYTLPIEFLDDVAVMDQFTIAEGYQISQFASESSFPDLKNPVQMAFDNKGRLWVSVMPSYPHWKPGDPLPNDKILIFEDTNKDGVADKQTIFADGLHLPMGFEIAAEGVYVTQEPNLVLLVDDDGDDRADRTEILVAGFDSADTHHAISAYTADPSGAIYMCEGRFLHSQVETPYGPERMTDGGAWRFHPHSWKLERFMQTDVNNPWGIAYDEWGQNFLADASGGQNWWSLPLSAKVPHGYEIDKVDEFTTHRVRPTSGAEFIYSRHFPEEHQGDFLINNTIGFLGTKQHKIWEDEEGGFTGEIRHDLAYSKDPNFRPVDLEFAPDGSLYMVDWHNPLIGHMQHSARDPNRDHDHGRIYRITYPSRPLVTPVPVTGAKITRLLENLKEHEYRTRYRTQRELQGRPSEDVIPAVREWAASLDRNDPNYERNLLEALWVTWGHHQADEALLRQCLNERKHQTRAAAVRVLRYVYPKIEGFQELFLKAVNDSHPRVRLEAVVAASWMNNNDGARIVLEGMKNPITKWMGHAMEAILVTLGDEITTLYQTKKVDLSDNPAGLAFVDGTYVPYVYKEKYERPPQLNMPAAALKVFEVGREVYSRDAHCTTCHGEDGKGAIAGIYPPLNNNAWVNGDDERLIKIILKGIWGPIEVGNKTYDPSTGVPPMTGFEHMLTDAEIAAVIFYVKQNFAAIKGRPATLIDQDLVTKIRRDVKDREGFYMVEELLKMHPMGEWKVE, encoded by the coding sequence ATGAAGCTTAAAAGTCTTTTACTCATTCCCCTAATTGCGCTGACATGCCTTGCGACTTATGCAGACACGCTCCCCGTTTCTTTTAAGAAAGGTGAACATATTGCCCTGATAGGCAACGGCATGGGGGAACGTATCATTCATTACCCTTACTTTGAAACTGATTTGCAGCGGCGTTTCCCCAAGGAAAACCTGATCGTTCGCAATCTTTGCTTTCCAGGTGACACTCCTGGATTCCGTGCCCACTCGTCCCGCAAGTCACAATGGGCATTTCCTGGCGCTGAACAATTCCACCCGGACAAACTATTTCATGACGGTGTTGGCTTCTACCCTACGCCCGATGAATGGCTGACCACCGTTCAGGCGGACACGATTCTGGCGTTCTTTGGTTATAATGAATCCTTCGACGGGTTCGAAGGCCTGAATAATTTCTACGCCGAACTGGATGCGTTTATTAGCTATACCGCTTCACAACAGTATAATGGCAAATCGGCGCCACGCCTGATCCTCGTATCGCCCATCGCTTTCGAAAATCGCTCTGCTGACTACGATCTTCCCGACGGCAAGGCGGAAAACCGCAGACTCGCCGCTTATGCAGAAACCATGCGTCAAGTGGCGTTGGATCGCGGGATTGGTTTTATCGATGTGTTCAGTCCCTCACAGGAGTGGTATCGTTATTCGAAAGAACCTCTCACTATCAATGGCTTTTTATTAAACGACCGCGGAAACCAACTCCTGGCCGAAGAATTGATCGCCGCACTGCTTGGCGAACGCGATTCCAAGACTCTCAGTAAAACATCCCGCGAAAAAGTGTATGAATCGGTTGTGGCCAAAAACTGGTACTGGTACAATGACTACAGAATGCTGAATGACGTGCACGTGCATGGCCGTCGTCACAAGCCTTACGGCAATGTCAATTATCCGGAAGAAATAAAAAAACTTCGCGAGATGACCGCGCTGCGGGATACACGCATCCACGCTCTTGTTCAAGGTAGAGAAAGCGACCTGATCATAGACGATCGAAAAACACGCGATCTGGTCGAAGTTGAAACCAACTACACCTTGCCGATTGAATTCCTCGACGATGTCGCGGTTATGGATCAGTTCACCATAGCCGAAGGTTATCAGATATCCCAATTCGCCTCCGAGTCCAGTTTCCCGGATCTCAAGAATCCTGTTCAGATGGCCTTTGATAATAAGGGCCGCCTATGGGTATCCGTCATGCCATCCTACCCTCACTGGAAGCCAGGGGATCCACTGCCGAATGATAAGATTCTCATCTTTGAAGATACGAACAAGGATGGCGTGGCTGACAAGCAAACCATCTTTGCCGATGGACTGCATCTACCCATGGGTTTTGAAATCGCGGCTGAAGGTGTTTATGTAACTCAAGAACCGAATCTTGTGCTTTTGGTAGATGATGATGGCGATGATCGCGCAGACCGAACAGAAATCCTGGTTGCCGGGTTCGATTCCGCCGATACTCACCACGCCATTTCCGCCTACACAGCTGACCCATCCGGGGCCATTTACATGTGCGAAGGCCGCTTTCTCCACTCACAGGTTGAAACCCCGTATGGCCCGGAACGCATGACTGACGGTGGTGCCTGGCGTTTTCACCCACACTCATGGAAATTGGAGCGCTTCATGCAAACCGACGTAAACAATCCTTGGGGAATCGCTTACGATGAATGGGGACAGAACTTCCTCGCAGATGCTTCTGGTGGTCAAAACTGGTGGTCTCTCCCTTTGTCAGCCAAAGTCCCACACGGTTACGAAATCGATAAAGTGGATGAGTTTACGACTCACCGGGTTCGTCCCACTTCCGGAGCAGAATTCATTTACTCACGTCACTTTCCTGAAGAACACCAGGGAGACTTTCTCATCAACAACACTATTGGCTTTTTAGGAACCAAACAGCACAAGATTTGGGAAGACGAGGAGGGAGGATTTACGGGAGAAATCAGACACGACCTGGCTTACTCCAAAGATCCGAACTTCCGTCCCGTCGATCTGGAATTTGCTCCGGATGGTTCTCTCTACATGGTGGACTGGCACAATCCATTGATTGGTCATATGCAGCATTCAGCTCGCGACCCCAACCGCGACCATGATCACGGCCGGATTTATCGGATCACCTACCCATCTCGTCCATTAGTTACACCCGTTCCAGTAACAGGTGCAAAAATTACAAGACTCCTGGAAAACTTGAAGGAGCACGAATACCGGACCCGTTACCGGACACAACGCGAACTTCAGGGCAGGCCTTCAGAGGATGTAATACCGGCCGTTCGAGAATGGGCCGCTTCGTTGGATCGCAATGACCCCAACTACGAGCGTAATTTACTGGAAGCCCTGTGGGTAACCTGGGGACATCACCAAGCAGATGAAGCCCTGCTTCGCCAGTGTTTGAATGAAAGGAAACATCAAACCAGGGCGGCCGCTGTTCGCGTGCTACGTTATGTTTACCCCAAGATCGAGGGCTTTCAGGAATTGTTTCTTAAGGCGGTCAACGACTCCCACCCGCGGGTTCGCCTGGAAGCCGTTGTGGCTGCATCCTGGATGAATAATAACGATGGCGCACGCATCGTCCTGGAAGGTATGAAAAATCCCATCACGAAATGGATGGGCCATGCCATGGAAGCCATCCTCGTAACCTTGGGCGACGAAATAACCACGCTCTACCAAACCAAAAAAGTCGATTTGTCGGATAACCCAGCCGGACTGGCTTTTGTGGATGGCACCTACGTTCCATACGTATACAAGGAAAAATATGAGCGCCCACCCCAATTAAATATGCCGGCAGCCGCTCTCAAGGTTTTCGAAGTTGGACGAGAAGTATATTCACGGGATGCTCATTGTACCACCTGTCACGGTGAAGACGGTAAGGGCGCTATCGCCGGCATCTATCCTCCACTCAACAATAATGCATGGGTGAACGGAGATGATGAACGGCTGATAAAAATTATTCTCAAAGGAATCTGGGGACCGATTGAGGTGGGCAATAAAACCTACGATCCGTCGACCGGTGTGCCGCCCATGACCGGTTTTGAACACATGCTGACCGACGCGGAGATAGCTGCCGTCATTTTTTACGTGAAGCAGAATTTCGCAGCCATAAAAGGCCGTCCTGCAACGCTCATCGATCAGGATTTGGTGACCAAAATTCGTCGTGATGTGAAAGACCGCGAAGGTTTCTACATGGTGGAAGAACTTCTGAAGATGCACCCCATGGGTGAATGGAAAGTAGAATAG
- a CDS encoding copper homeostasis protein CutC, with translation MILEVCIESAESAIASEEGGANRVELCDNLMEGGTTPSSGMVTLTLERVSIPVMMMIRPRGGDFLYTDLEYEIMLRDIEEAKRLGVHGVVFGLLTPNGRIDKARTATLIEASRPLSVTVHRAFDMTVDPFEALEDLIDLGVDRILTSGQEPSTDKGIDLITEMVKRADDRIIILPGCGINEDNIAELVSKTGVKECHVTGKYQIPSKMTYTNPRVFMGVPGAPEYEKTVVDPQRIRALRSAVEGTS, from the coding sequence ATGATTCTAGAAGTTTGTATCGAATCGGCCGAGTCAGCCATTGCCTCCGAAGAAGGAGGAGCCAATCGCGTTGAGCTCTGCGACAATTTAATGGAAGGAGGTACCACGCCCAGTTCGGGCATGGTGACCCTTACGCTGGAACGCGTGTCCATTCCAGTCATGATGATGATTCGTCCTCGTGGAGGCGATTTCTTGTACACGGACCTTGAATACGAAATCATGCTGCGCGACATCGAGGAGGCAAAGCGACTAGGAGTTCACGGCGTGGTATTCGGATTACTCACTCCGAATGGGCGGATTGACAAAGCACGTACCGCGACACTCATCGAGGCCTCTCGTCCCCTAAGCGTCACCGTTCACAGAGCCTTCGACATGACCGTGGATCCCTTTGAAGCTTTAGAGGATCTCATCGACCTCGGCGTCGACCGTATCCTTACCTCCGGTCAGGAACCCTCCACAGATAAAGGAATCGACCTGATAACCGAGATGGTCAAACGCGCAGACGACCGGATCATTATTCTGCCAGGCTGCGGCATAAATGAGGACAACATTGCCGAGCTGGTTTCCAAAACCGGAGTCAAAGAATGTCACGTCACGGGTAAATACCAAATTCCCAGCAAGATGACTTATACAAATCCCCGGGTCTTCATGGGAGTCCCTGGAGCACCGGAATATGAGAAGACGGTGGTCGATCCTCAAAGAATTCGAGCCCTTCGCTCAGCGGTGGAAGGAACTAGTTGA
- a CDS encoding sulfatase, translating to MKIPRILFLFMVTASGFLSGDDRPNIVFLFADDWGRYASAYEKVEGPQSINALINTPNFDRVANEGALFSNAFVPAPSCTPCRSSLLSGRYFWNTGRAAILQGAVWDPEIPSYPLELEKTGYHIGYAYKVWTPGTPTNAPYGAGRTAYHQGGTNFNRFSQYTSAKAPQVGVEKAKEELYEEVRKNFDAFIGDREEGQPFCYWWGPTNTHRKWIKGSGKDIWGLDPDKLKGRLPPFLPDTHEVREDVNDYLGECLAVDAGIGILLKKLEDMGELDNTLVVISGDHGIPGIPRGKCNLYDLGTEVTLAARWPAKIKAGRIIDDFVNLLELAPTFLKAGQTAVPEGMSERDLMPLFLSKESGQIDDQRDSVVVGRERHVAAAREGLLPYPQRAIRTKDFLYIRNFEPDRWPMGSPGEVTDTSTPEWDALAGNTFITFGDLDASPTKAWVIEHRNEPENRIYYDYAFAKRPAEELFDLRTDPDYMNNVAEEANYQAIKLKLSRELMNTLISEKDPRVIEDPVRFEHPPFTDSHNWQPPPS from the coding sequence ATGAAAATACCCCGTATTCTTTTTTTATTTATGGTCACTGCATCCGGTTTTCTTTCTGGGGATGATCGTCCCAATATAGTATTTTTGTTTGCCGATGATTGGGGTCGTTATGCAAGTGCTTATGAGAAGGTCGAAGGTCCTCAATCGATCAATGCCTTGATCAATACACCGAACTTTGACCGAGTGGCCAATGAAGGGGCCTTATTTAGTAATGCCTTTGTTCCTGCTCCAAGTTGTACTCCCTGTCGAAGTTCACTCCTATCGGGCCGTTATTTTTGGAATACTGGGCGAGCAGCCATTCTTCAGGGAGCTGTATGGGATCCTGAGATTCCGTCTTATCCTTTAGAGCTGGAAAAAACCGGATATCATATCGGCTATGCTTATAAGGTATGGACACCCGGTACGCCGACAAACGCCCCTTATGGAGCCGGGCGAACGGCTTACCATCAAGGTGGTACGAATTTTAACCGCTTTTCCCAATATACTTCGGCCAAGGCACCTCAGGTCGGTGTTGAGAAGGCCAAAGAAGAACTTTACGAGGAAGTCCGGAAGAATTTCGACGCATTCATTGGAGACCGTGAGGAAGGCCAGCCCTTTTGTTATTGGTGGGGTCCGACCAATACTCACCGCAAATGGATCAAGGGTTCAGGCAAAGACATTTGGGGCTTGGATCCCGACAAATTGAAAGGCCGCTTGCCGCCGTTTTTACCCGATACCCATGAAGTTCGTGAAGATGTAAATGATTACCTGGGTGAGTGTCTGGCGGTGGATGCGGGAATCGGGATCCTATTAAAGAAACTGGAGGATATGGGTGAATTGGACAATACGCTGGTTGTCATAAGCGGCGATCACGGCATTCCCGGAATCCCTCGAGGGAAATGTAATCTCTACGACTTGGGAACTGAAGTTACTTTGGCTGCTCGTTGGCCAGCTAAGATAAAAGCAGGGCGAATTATTGACGACTTCGTAAACTTGTTAGAGCTGGCTCCGACATTCTTGAAGGCCGGACAAACGGCCGTTCCTGAAGGAATGTCTGAACGCGATCTTATGCCCTTATTTCTTTCGAAGGAATCAGGGCAGATTGACGACCAACGCGATTCAGTCGTGGTGGGACGGGAACGTCATGTCGCTGCTGCGCGCGAAGGGCTTTTGCCTTATCCGCAGCGGGCCATTCGCACCAAAGATTTTCTCTACATTCGTAATTTTGAACCGGACCGCTGGCCCATGGGTTCGCCCGGTGAAGTGACTGATACAAGTACCCCGGAATGGGATGCATTGGCAGGTAATACTTTTATCACTTTCGGTGACCTGGATGCCAGTCCGACAAAAGCTTGGGTGATCGAGCATCGAAACGAACCTGAAAATCGAATCTATTACGACTATGCTTTTGCCAAACGTCCCGCGGAGGAGCTGTTCGATCTTCGAACAGATCCGGACTACATGAACAATGTTGCCGAAGAAGCGAATTACCAGGCTATCAAGCTTAAGCTAAGTAGGGAACTCATGAACACCTTGATTTCTGAGAAGGATCCTCGAGTCATCGAAGATCCGGTTCGGTTTGAACATCCACCTTTTACGGATTCTCATAACTGGCAACCACCCCCAAGTTAA